The nucleotide window ACTGCGCGAtttaggaggaggaggaaagGGCGAGGAAGTGCTTCTGCTTCTGTGCCTTCTGCGGCGCCTCGGCGAAGACGGTGACCGCGTTCTGCTTCTGCGGCGCCTGTGGCTAGGGGATCGGCTTCTTCGCCTGAAAATTCGGAACTAATCGCATGATTCAAAAGCAAAGTCGAAACGAAAACGAAGAGATTGGAAATGGAATTGCAGAAAAAGAAGATTGATAGAGGACCTTGAAGATGTTCGATCCCTTCGAGAGTGAGAGTGAGCATGACGGTGAGAAACAGGGGAACGAGAGTATCTTCTTCTGTGGGAAGGTGAACGCGAACGAGACAAGCTCCGAGCCATGGATGAGCGAGTTTTCAAAACCTAACTCGGTAACTCGTCGCCAACTCGCAAATCCTCACTCACTAATCACCACTGATAATGATTCAGGTCCTTCAGTCCTTCCACTCATTCAATCCtcgcataattttttttcaactgAATAACAAAGTATTAAAAGGTAGTATTAACTTTTTTCTTTGGTAAAAGCGGATCACAGATCccagcaagaaagaaaagaaaaataaaagaaaactaaagacAAACTTAGCCACCCCTCAATCTGAGGGCGCCTATGCTGTCAACATATAAACTGTGAACAATCTCAGGGGAGGGCAAATCAAAAATCTGGTTTTCAATAGGGAGGTTTTGTCCTATCCTTGCAAGGATGTCCGCAACACCATTAACTTCCCGCCGAATATGCTTCCACGAAACTTGAGACAAGCGCCTTCTCAGCACCTTAATATCATCTAACAGAGGAGAGCAAGGGTGATGTCTCGGGCAATCTTCCTTGATGAAACCGATAGCCATCATAGAGTCGGATTCTATAACAATACGATTATAACCGTTGTCGATAGCGATTTGCAAACCTTTGATAATACCCCACAATTCCGCATGCATAATAGATCAGCTCCCTAGATTGCAAGCAAACCCTTTCACAAACCTTCTAAGATTGTCACGGACAACTCCACTACCACAAACAGCGTTACCATTATGAGCGTAGAAGGACCCATCCACATTAATTTTAAGGTAGTCAGCATCAGGTGGGTACCATCGAATTAAGCTGTCCAGTTCCGTGGTCATTTTGCGAGCCAAGCCTTGCTTCTTCATCACCTTGGTATATTCTCTACACCGAGACTTGATTTCTTCAACAACCTTTACAGGTTGAGAATTGGCACCATCAAAAACAAGTTTATTTCTCTCGTACCAAATAGAAGAAATGGCCATGCCAAATTTGTTTGCCCACTACTCGGTGCTAGCCAAATTCTTCAATAACCAGTTCCTTCTATCTTGTTGGAAGAAGTTTCTATCATGATCTTGATAGGCCAGACTTTTCCATATTTCGACGGACAATCTCGGAGCACATGGAGGGCcgtttcattattattgttgcaGCGGGGGCATCCAGCATCATTAGTCATATGTCTTCTCTTCCTTTCAGCATTCGATAAGATTGCGTCGTGAGCCACGAGCCAGAGGAAAAATCTACCTCTTTTCGGGCCTTTTCATTCCCAGACCAGCTTGAAGAGTTGATCATTTAATCCCTCATCTCCTTTAATTGCTTGGTAAGTTGTTTTTAAACTAAATGTACCATCCGAGGTTGCAGCCCACGCAATGTGGTCCTCTTGCTTCCATGGAGAGGGCGGGGACATGGAAATGATCTTGTGTACTGTATCGTCAGGAAGCCATTCCTTCAGTTTATTTATGTCTCAAGCATCTGAAACCAAAAGGAAGTCCGTTAGTGAGGATCCGGACTCTGAGTAATTAGTTACCTGTGGAGTTTGTTGATCTAGTCGCCCAATACTGGGCACCCATTGATGATTCCAAAAGTTGATGTGGGATCCGTCTCCTATCCTCTAGATGGAATTACTTTCAATTGCTTTGCAGGAAGAACATATGCCTTTCCAAAGGTTAGAGTCATTTGGTCTCCTAGTCACatcaaacaaaaataatcatTAAAGTTTAGACTATGTAAAAATCGAATTTAGATTGtatatcttaaaattttagacTTAAATTAGATTATATATATCAAGCCATGCAACATACACaagataaactaaaataaagataatcataatttttaaataagttaaaatttaaaaactttcgGATCTAGTGCTCTAaattctaataccatgtcatgataccactcatcccaaaaggtTCAGctgatagaaaaatataacattaatgattatatatctaatactccataaacatctattgtacatattgtacaaatattttattggctccttatacttttccttattattattaggctTAAACTAAAAACAGCTAGTTAATGTTGAggaatttaatcaaattttccTTAGTATTTTTTTGGTGTAAAGATCGTCCGTGTATTAAATGAGGGAATTAGTATTTTTGTTAGTGTCGGTTTGTTTGTTCAgcctataataaaaaaaataattacaataataaataaatttaatttacctaATAACTTTTGATAATAAGTTAACTTTTAAAGCGTGTTGCACTCCCTAATTTACCTTGAGCGCACTAGTTTTCGCCTAGTTTAGCCGTAccaattttttaagttttggaTTTGATCGAGTCATAATAAAATTGGAtcaaacttaattaaaattGGGCCATGAATATtctaatgtgtattttatattataacatatatttaatataaatagttaatttgatggttaatttttaatatatataaagatataatattaattgattAGCAATACtttagagaaaaaatataaagtgGAATACTTTTTATTATCCTATTAATAATTAACAATATCAAGCCTAGACAAAATTGTAGAGAAACTAACTTGAAATTCATGATCTGGCTAATAAATAGGTAAAGATTTGACACCGAGTTAAATGTTATATCTATGCTTTAAAccatgtgtttttttttttctttttttgaaattaattggTAATTAAACTAATCGGATCATGTCAGATTAACTTCAAAATTAACTCACAAAAGTTAAATTCAGTTGACTACTCGATTCGttaacaattaaatttaaatgtaGATTTATATTCAATTCACCAAAAGATCACAAATTACTTCAAATTTATGAGTTAGTTCAAAATCACAAACTTATTCAAATAAGATACACATAATTTTTATAGAGTataaactatatataaaaaagattactaactatatatatattgcatTTAGTCCATCTCTTCTATCATAATAATTCTTTATGTTTATAAAGATAATTATAATCTTTATATCAAAAGATCGTTACAAAATATGTTTcacatttattaaaatttaaaaatataaaaatgattgATATATTTACAATGTAAATGTTTATAATAAATAGtaacatataattataattatatatataaaataatcgaGTCAATTTATAAGTCATGAGCTAAACTTATCTAAATTTAAGTTGGTTTTCTAACTTAATTGTTAAtatacaaattcaaattcaaactcaaatTCGATTCACAAATTCATGAACCTAGCATATCGAATTAttaagcagtgaattcaaataAACTAAGAGTCCGCTTGTCTCAACTGTAGCCCTATTTGTAACGCTATTCTGTACAAAAAGATGTATTCTACTTCCAATAggagttaaataataaaatgaacttCCACCCTTCATGGGTTCACTGGCAAAATCCACCTTATATATGCTTGTTTCATGTTCAAACTTTTGTTGAAATGTCGTTTCTTCGTATAAAAGTTTCATGATCCAAATCCAATGCTCCTCCCTCGCCTTCAGAAACCACAATGCATGCATTTTCTCTAAAACATTTATGTACCAAAGTAtcagtataaaattaaaataattagcaaTCTTTCTATACAAATATAAATACTACAAGCTTTTCAACATAGCCTAATAACGCACatgtatatatatctatatttaattttacaatAGCACATACATTTAGACCCCATCATCAGGTAGCTATGCCCTTTTTATCTTGCTGCTGAAAGCCTTATAGCTTCTTGATCAAGGGTTGAATATTCAGCAGTCCAAACAAACTGGTGAGACATGAGTTGATTACTAACCTCTTCTTCATTATTATGTTGCTCCAATTCATTCCATCTCTCTTGCAAACCCACTCCTTGAAGCATTTTCACTATCTCTGACATTGTTGGACGCTCCTCTGGGTAGTTTCTTGTGCAAAGCAATGCAACATGAATTATTCTCTCTACTTCCTCTGAATCATATGTCTCTAGGTTTCTATCTACTATGTCCTTCACCCTGTCTTCCTTCAATAGTTTTTTTATCTGTTTCCATAacattcatcaacataaaaggtAAACAAGGTAACTGAACTAAAATTTCATTTTGGGTGTCGACTTTGTATGCACGATTTATTTTAGTCCTTAACGTTTTGAAATCACTGTTTTGGTTATCGATATTGCACTACTTAATCTATCATTTCAGTCTCATCGTTGTGAATTAGCTAATGTGTCACATTATCATGACCACATGATGCGCCACGATATTGTAACAGGTTAGCAAATTTGTAACAATGGAACTTGAAATAACTACTAGTACACAGTTTCAAGGACCAAAATGCtaattttaaattgttgagGACTAAAAAGAATTATACTTACAAAATCAATGGCCAGATAAAATTTTGTTCAtccacttatttttctattcaaaaCCTCAACTTATAGAGAATCAATTAAGTAGAACTAAGATCAACACCACCTATGTAAGAGGATATATATCAAATCTAAGCAGGTAGTaaagttaattaaataatgataaaGCAGGTGTGATTCAGACATTACATGATCAAGCAGAAGaacatcctcctcctcctcttgaAGCCGAAATAAGTCAACGGCGCGTTGACCGGTGACCAATTCAAGAAGTGTTATACCATATCCAAACACATCAGTCTTCTCTGATGATTTTCCGGTGCACAAGTATTCTGGTGCTATATGACCCATTGTGCCTCTCACTTGAGTAGTAACATGAGTCACCCTTGTATCAACAAGTTTAGCTAGACCAAAGTCTCCAAGAACAGCTTCAAAGTTAtcatctaataaaatatttgcGGCTTTCAAATCACGGTGAATTATCTTAGGGTTGCATTGATTATGTAAATAATCTAATCCATGTGCTGTGCCAAATGCCACATTTTTCCTCATTGCCCAGTCTAAACCTTTCTCACCTTCTTTTAAATCTGATGCAATATATAGATACACAAATGTGTTACAATCCAATATGATTTACCTTGAAGTTTGAACCTACATGATAATGTAGATAACTGCAATATATTAGGGGTAAAATGTCAATTTACCTCTCAATTGATATGCTACACTTCTATTTTCCATGAAAGGGTACACTAGGATTCTTTCAGTTGAGGTTGTACAGTATCCAATTAATCTTAGCAGATTCTTATGAACTGCAACACTTATAAGTTGAACTTCTCTTTGGAATGCAGCTTCTCCACCAGGAGCCTGATAATCGGCGAGGCGTTTCACGGCCACTTTTGTGCCATCTGAGAGTACTCCTTTATAAACTTTTCCAAATCCTCCTGTGCCAATTACATTGCTTTTGCTGAAATTTTTAGTCGCGTGTTGCAGTTCACGCCATGAAAATCTTCTCAGTTGCCAAAAGGAAATTTGGCTCTCATCTTCACCTGCAAATTTTGTAAGGTACTTAACTTCTGTTATAAGTATTCTAGATGCCATCACATTTATGATGCTTTGAAGGTATCTAAAATCATTCATATACATATATGTGCACAAATGtttttttgcattttaattaataattaacagAGGCATATTATAGGCTGACAATTTAGTTAACAAAATTTTAGTATGTGAAAATTCCATTTCTAATAACGTGGATATGTGAAATTTTATAAAGAAGTGTCTTTCAAGTATCATGTGTTTGTTTCATTCTTTCGGGATGAAATTATCAGCATTTCAAACTTTATTAGCAGATAAATTTgtggtttttttgtttttttttgtttttggtgacTAGATAAATTTGTGGTTTACTTGTTATTAATGTGTGCTATGAGA belongs to Arachis duranensis cultivar V14167 chromosome 8, aradu.V14167.gnm2.J7QH, whole genome shotgun sequence and includes:
- the LOC107463312 gene encoding probable LRR receptor-like serine/threonine-protein kinase At5g63710 isoform X2, with the translated sequence MFQLKIFSSWLIFLSVLRHSYPITDPDVEGEALIEFLRALNDSNNQIKDWNSFFVSPCYSWSNVDCSNKHVISLNLASKGFSGTLSPSIAKLKYLVSLELQDNNLAGPLPDYIANLTRLEYLNLADNNFSGSVPATWGRLSSLKHLLLKGNKLSGHIPDTISNLTGLAELDLSSNGLTGTVPMPLFSIPIFNFSNTLLRCGSSLDQPCASKPSLSGSTNKPKLVKVVGFASCGLFALIILGAIFVYRYHHMHRHKTDVFFDVSGEDESQISFWQLRRFSWRELQHATKNFSKSNVIGTGGFGKVYKGVLSDGTKVAVKRLADYQAPGGEAAFQREVQLISVAVHKNLLRLIGYCTTSTERILVYPFMENRSVAYQLRDLKEGEKGLDWAMRKNVAFGTAHGLDYLHNQCNPKIIHRDLKAANILLDDNFEAVLGDFGLAKLVDTRVTHVTTQVRGTMGHIAPEYLCTGKSSEKTDVFGYGITLLELVTGQRAVDLFRLQEEEEDVLLLDHIKKLLKEDRVKDIVDRNLETYDSEEVERIIHVALLCTRNYPEERPTMSEIVKMLQGVGLQERWNELEQHNNEEERKCMHCGF
- the LOC107463312 gene encoding probable LRR receptor-like serine/threonine-protein kinase At5g63710 isoform X1, whose product is MFQLKIFSSWLIFLSVLRHSYPITDPDVEGEALIEFLRALNDSNNQIKDWNSFFVSPCYSWSNVDCSNKHVISLNLASKGFSGTLSPSIAKLKYLVSLELQDNNLAGPLPDYIANLTRLEYLNLADNNFSGSVPATWGRLSSLKHLLLKGNKLSGHIPDTISNLTGLAELDLSSNGLTGTVPMPLFSIPIFNFSNTLLRCGSSLDQPCASKPSLSGSTNKPKLVKVVGFASCGLFALIILGAIFVYRYHHMHRHKTDVFFDVSGEDESQISFWQLRRFSWRELQHATKNFSKSNVIGTGGFGKVYKGVLSDGTKVAVKRLADYQAPGGEAAFQREVQLISVAVHKNLLRLIGYCTTSTERILVYPFMENRSVAYQLRDLKEGEKGLDWAMRKNVAFGTAHGLDYLHNQCNPKIIHRDLKAANILLDDNFEAVLGDFGLAKLVDTRVTHVTTQVRGTMGHIAPEYLCTGKSSEKTDVFGYGITLLELVTGQRAVDLFRLQEEEEDVLLLDHIKKLLKEDRVKDIVDRNLETYDSEEVERIIHVALLCTRNYPEERPTMSEIVKMLQGVGLQERWNELEQHNNEEEVSNQLMSHQFVWTAEYSTLDQEAIRLSAAR
- the LOC107463312 gene encoding probable LRR receptor-like serine/threonine-protein kinase At5g63710 isoform X3 yields the protein MIPIIKLKIGIVFLNLASKGFSGTLSPSIAKLKYLVSLELQDNNLAGPLPDYIANLTRLEYLNLADNNFSGSVPATWGRLSSLKHLLLKGNKLSGHIPDTISNLTGLAELDLSSNGLTGTVPMPLFSIPIFNFSNTLLRCGSSLDQPCASKPSLSGSTNKPKLVKVVGFASCGLFALIILGAIFVYRYHHMHRHKTDVFFDVSGEDESQISFWQLRRFSWRELQHATKNFSKSNVIGTGGFGKVYKGVLSDGTKVAVKRLADYQAPGGEAAFQREVQLISVAVHKNLLRLIGYCTTSTERILVYPFMENRSVAYQLRDLKEGEKGLDWAMRKNVAFGTAHGLDYLHNQCNPKIIHRDLKAANILLDDNFEAVLGDFGLAKLVDTRVTHVTTQVRGTMGHIAPEYLCTGKSSEKTDVFGYGITLLELVTGQRAVDLFRLQEEEEDVLLLDHIKKLLKEDRVKDIVDRNLETYDSEEVERIIHVALLCTRNYPEERPTMSEIVKMLQGVGLQERWNELEQHNNEEEVSNQLMSHQFVWTAEYSTLDQEAIRLSAAR